From a single Vespa crabro chromosome 22, iyVesCrab1.2, whole genome shotgun sequence genomic region:
- the LOC124431880 gene encoding Fanconi anemia group I protein homolog isoform X2 has translation MYAKLQDLMGRKDRPRLHKFVQNVNIEELCKVLSDKIYSADIVKVLDEILQAFCNADKFSENKLKVVKAILKTLGSAKINSNHAEEIISLIAMDFPNFSKNCLIQLVQFSTSNIYSNEDNFYSWKDLLPVLLEILEQEKYIDYMNSEVTGSEYKTLIVKSICNSHWEPSIVPCLAKMFGDMILEKKDLNVVIIALCHKLCMIALNEIPPFVYQTLRLCSNSSCIHLIVSLRKYFASYYSNANSKEKENNLDDISTTSLKEIQDAESNVLFHIHHATQLHYKCIKDLILAFKKFSIVPEYILEPFILSTIFIISSVHEEQVFEMLHQTILRKMQDDEKCKNSAWLNSLMNNNCDIMNIIDQVIANSDKDRHVVLKGIMELGFVLMDTEHTIGKVNKYPIHNIGIQILQRLMKKRHEICGSVLQLLTDKIVAGGLLISQYTDCLAYMCSKLAMNVLDFQTYIITLLDQLLCVPGTAAVQILYAVLPLIHVSSNIKDNLMLSLRKALYRKGICTRKMAVTGFLELLKMLKMNSRRNLSNDCSRNSSMSITLSNSTSILTQVTLEKHNNIGNNYGCNKRLCVDILNILKKCFTQEYEVRSHLYEGLYEVVIKNPELSEYIVEILLAQLNLYYEIDENVLPPLKIDLSADINDIQIVPKEPIATLISVLQAIYIKTALEDWEILNKVAIILESLCIRMIRTETEHLNLDDIMNLLDNTPKSQQKLHNLKEMIGVYESLISFRVNSWVNESKNIAKSIYGLFKGYNRLMDIIKNIRKKKGNKNKKNKDANNTTFKKQSHSDIIKLPNGNISLNIVCKILELHYLDKWSDNDEAKILRSHRDFYHYILQSCISTFQTIILLSIPDFEKHKKQYIKVYHKIGELLYKNVILEFRNAFNDDQQGTLLALQCFKEYCCLICSKFSSQLPQFIYSNEKPMESFNMQLETFILSFKAPLKISFEQDSDEPEFYKQMSLILLEIIQQFVHQLNFYEKNTKKIFEWISKCSQTEGISVSTAILILQILLWIEDCDKDNGEILNDICLEISEKLGMIHKIETSKNEKYKIINENTVVQAYSVLNHYIKNKLDNVSWFLERLKAELAIMNVVNINNEQHAEDLVEKERNLCRQLSYIIQILYTLANISIDPGQSTNSIFKNLQQLYNILSKLTKYFYNKSSSGNAAFHAVRFIQVIQLAGKPLKSTFYNLVTHIEESQSKDKKRLKTDTNIQKNHILKETKLIPRVVYEIEQFSKEVLLLAKKTGVPLENYIKHSVTRDFRILDSRLTESLEQIDVSMLSTQRTNVTNINNSLTHDLDNNSSSITEHSLTES, from the exons ATGTATGCGAAATTACAAGATCTAATGGGTCGAAAAGATCGACCACGATTACACAAATTCGTACAGAATGTAAATATAGAAGAA CTTTGCAAAGTATTATCTGATAAGATTTATAGCGCAGATATAGTAAAAGTGCTGGATGAAATACTACAAGCATTTTGTAATGCTGACAAATTTTctgaaaacaaattaaaagtaGTGAAAGCCATACTAAAAACTCTAGGAAGTGCtaaaattaatagtaatcACGCAGAAGAAATCATCAGTCTTATAGCTATGGATTTTCctaatttttcaaagaattgtCTAATTCAATTAGTACAATTTTCTACttctaatatttattcaaacgAAGATAACTTCTACAG ttGGAAAGATTTATTACCGGTGTTATTAGAAATCttagaacaagaaaaatatattgattatatgaATTCAGAAGTCACTGGAAGTGAATATAAGACGCTTATCGTTAAATCCATATGTAACAGCCACTGGGAGCCTAGCATTGTACCATGTCTAGCGAAAATGTTTgg AGACATGATTCTGGAGAAAAAAGATCTGAATGTGGTAATTATTGCATTGTGTCATAAACTTTGCATGATTGCTTTAAATGAAATACCGCCTTTTGTATATCAGACTCTTAGATTATGTAGTAATTCTAGTTGTATACATTTGATTGTATCACTGCGTAAATATTTTGCATCGTATTATTCAAATGCaaatagtaaagaaaaagagaataatttagACGATATTA GTACAACAagtttaaaagaaatacaagatGCAGAAAGTAATGTACTGTTTCACATACATCATGCCACACAATTacattataaatgtataaaagatTTGATActtgcatttaaaaaattttctatagtaccagaatatatattagaacctttcattttatctacaatatttataatctccAGTGTACATGAAGAACAG GTTTTTGAAATGCTTCATCAGAcgattttaagaaaaatgcAAGATGATGAAAAATGTAAGAATAGTGCTTGGTTAAACtctttaatgaataataattgtgatattatgaatattatagatCAAGTTATAGCAAATag tGATAAAGACCGTCATGTTGTATTAAAAGGAATTATGGAGTTAGGATTTGTGCTTATGGATACAGAACATACAATTggaaaagttaataaatatcCAATACATAACATTGGTATACAGATACTTCAAAgattaatgaagaaaagacATGAAATATGTGGTTCTGTACTTCAATTATTAACTGATAAAATAGTGGCAGGTGGTTTGTTAATATCGCAGTACACAg attGTTTGGCATATATGTGCTCTAAATTAGCAATGAATGTGCTCGATTTTCAAACTTATATAATTACTCTTCTTGATCAATTGCTATGTGTACCTGGTACTGCAGCTGTACAAATTCTTTACGCAGTTTTGCCATTGATACATGTTTCATCTAATATAAAAGACAATCTTATGTTATCATTGAGAAAGGCTCTCTATAGAAAAGGAATATGTACACGTAAAATGGCAGTAACTGGTTTTCTTGaactattaaaaatgttaaaaatgaattctAGAAGAAATCTTTCAAATGATTGTTCTAGAAATTCCTCCATGTCTATCACATTATCTAATTCGACATCCATATTAACTCAG gtAACTTTAGAAAAACACaataatataggaaataatTATGGATGCAATAAAAGATTATGTGTcgacatattaaatatattaaaaaaatgttttactcAAGAATATGAAGTCAGATCACATTTATATGAag gaTTATATGAAGTTGTAATTAAGAATCCTGAACTATCGGAATACATAGTGGAAATATTACTTGCTCAAttgaatctttattatgaaataGATGAAAATGTATTACCTCCATTAAAGATTGATCTAAGTGctgatataaacgatatacaAATTGTTCCAAAAGAGCCTATAGCCACATTGATTTCTGTATTACAagcaatttatataaaaacagcTTTAGAAGATTgggaaattttaaataaagttGCTATCATTCTAGAGTCACTATGTATAAGGATGATACGAACTGAAACGGAACATTTAAATTTG GATGATATAATGAATTTACTTGATAATACACCAAAATCACaacaaaaattacataatttaaaagaaatgatagGCGTATAtgaatctttaatatcattcagAGTTAATTCCTGGgttaatgaaagtaaaaatatagcAAAAAGTATATATGGTCTTTTTAAAGGATATAATAGGTTAATGGACATTATTAAg aatataagaaaaaagaagggaaacaaaaataaaaaaaataaagatgcaAATAACACTACATTTAAGAAGCAAAGCCATtcagatattataaaattgccAAATGGAAATATAAGTCTAAACATAGTGTGTAAAATTTTAGAACTACATTATTT AGACAAGTGGTCAGACAATGATGAAGCTAAGATTTTAAGATCACATAGagacttttatcattatattttacaaagttGCATTTCTACTTttcaaacaataatattattaagtattCCAGACTttgaaaaacacaaaaaacaatatataaaagtgtatCATAAAATTGGGGA attactctataaaaatgtaattttggAATTTAGAAATGCATTTAATGATGATCAACAGGGAACATTATTAGCTTTACAGTGTTTTAAGGAATATTGTTGTCTAATATGTTCAAAGTTTTCTTCTCAATTGccacaatttatttata GTAATGAAAAACCAATGGAAAGTTTTAATATGCAATTAGAAACATTTATTTTGTCTTTCAAAGCTccattgaaaatttctttcgaacaaGATTCTGATGAGCCtgaattttataaacaaatgtcGTTAATACTTTTAGAAATTATACAACAATTTGTGCATCAATTGaacttttatgaaaaaaatactaaaaaa atttttgAATGGATTAGTAAATGTTCACAAACGGAAGGCATCAGTGTTTCTACAGCTATTTTGATCCTTCAAATCCTTTTATGGATAGAAGACTGCGATAAAGACAATggagaaatattaaatgatatttgtcTGGAAATATCAGAGAAACTGGGTATGATACATAAG ATTGAAAcatcaaaaaatgaaaaatataaaattataaacgaaaatacaGTTGTGCAAGCTTATAGCGTACTTAAtcattacataaaaaataaattagataatgtGTCTTGGTTTTTAGAACGTTTGAAAGCTGAACTTGCAATAATGaatgttgttaatattaataatgaacaaC atGCAGAAGATTTAGTAGAAAAAGAACGCAATTTATGCAGACAATTGTCTTATATCATTCAAATACTTTATACATTGGCCAACATATCTATCGATCCAGGTCAATCTACCAACTCGATATTTAAGAACTTACAACAATTGTATAACATATTGAGTAAACttactaaatatttttataataaatcgagCAGTGGAAATGCAGCATTTCATGCTGTTAG gtTTATTCAGGTGATACAATTAGCTGGAAAACCATTAAAAtctactttttataatttagtaACCCACATAGAG GAAAGCCAAAGTAAAGACAAAAAACGATTAAAGACagatacaaatatacaaaaaaatcatattttaaaagaaactaaATTAATACCACGTGTTGTTTATGAAATTGAACAGTTTAGTAAAGAAGTACTGCTCCTTGCAAAAAAAACAGGG gtacctttagaaaattatatcaaacatAGCGTAACACGTGATTTCCGAATATTAGATTCACGATTAACAGAATCTCTTGAACAAATAGATGTCAGTAtg tTAAGCACGCAACGCACTAATGtcacaaatataaataacagtCTTACACATGATTTGGATAATAATTCATCATCCATAACAGAACATTCTTTGACTGAGTCATAA
- the LOC124431880 gene encoding Fanconi anemia group I protein homolog isoform X3 → MILEKKDLNVVIIALCHKLCMIALNEIPPFVYQTLRLCSNSSCIHLIVSLRKYFASYYSNANSKEKENNLDDISTTSLKEIQDAESNVLFHIHHATQLHYKCIKDLILAFKKFSIVPEYILEPFILSTIFIISSVHEEQVFEMLHQTILRKMQDDEKCKNSAWLNSLMNNNCDIMNIIDQVIANSDKDRHVVLKGIMELGFVLMDTEHTIGKVNKYPIHNIGIQILQRLMKKRHEICGSVLQLLTDKIVAGGLLISQYTDCLAYMCSKLAMNVLDFQTYIITLLDQLLCVPGTAAVQILYAVLPLIHVSSNIKDNLMLSLRKALYRKGICTRKMAVTGFLELLKMLKMNSRRNLSNDCSRNSSMSITLSNSTSILTQVTLEKHNNIGNNYGCNKRLCVDILNILKKCFTQEYEVRSHLYEGLYEVVIKNPELSEYIVEILLAQLNLYYEIDENVLPPLKIDLSADINDIQIVPKEPIATLISVLQAIYIKTALEDWEILNKVAIILESLCIRMIRTETEHLNLDDIMNLLDNTPKSQQKLHNLKEMIGVYESLISFRVNSWVNESKNIAKSIYGLFKGYNRLMDIIKNIRKKKGNKNKKNKDANNTTFKKQSHSDIIKLPNGNISLNIVCKILELHYLDKWSDNDEAKILRSHRDFYHYILQSCISTFQTIILLSIPDFEKHKKQYIKVYHKIGELLYKNVILEFRNAFNDDQQGTLLALQCFKEYCCLICSKFSSQLPQFIYSMCNEKPMESFNMQLETFILSFKAPLKISFEQDSDEPEFYKQMSLILLEIIQQFVHQLNFYEKNTKKIFEWISKCSQTEGISVSTAILILQILLWIEDCDKDNGEILNDICLEISEKLGMIHKIETSKNEKYKIINENTVVQAYSVLNHYIKNKLDNVSWFLERLKAELAIMNVVNINNEQHAEDLVEKERNLCRQLSYIIQILYTLANISIDPGQSTNSIFKNLQQLYNILSKLTKYFYNKSSSGNAAFHAVRFIQVIQLAGKPLKSTFYNLVTHIEESQSKDKKRLKTDTNIQKNHILKETKLIPRVVYEIEQFSKEVLLLAKKTGVPLENYIKHSVTRDFRILDSRLTESLEQIDVSMLSTQRTNVTNINNSLTHDLDNNSSSITEHSLTES, encoded by the exons ATGATTCTGGAGAAAAAAGATCTGAATGTGGTAATTATTGCATTGTGTCATAAACTTTGCATGATTGCTTTAAATGAAATACCGCCTTTTGTATATCAGACTCTTAGATTATGTAGTAATTCTAGTTGTATACATTTGATTGTATCACTGCGTAAATATTTTGCATCGTATTATTCAAATGCaaatagtaaagaaaaagagaataatttagACGATATTA GTACAACAagtttaaaagaaatacaagatGCAGAAAGTAATGTACTGTTTCACATACATCATGCCACACAATTacattataaatgtataaaagatTTGATActtgcatttaaaaaattttctatagtaccagaatatatattagaacctttcattttatctacaatatttataatctccAGTGTACATGAAGAACAG GTTTTTGAAATGCTTCATCAGAcgattttaagaaaaatgcAAGATGATGAAAAATGTAAGAATAGTGCTTGGTTAAACtctttaatgaataataattgtgatattatgaatattatagatCAAGTTATAGCAAATag tGATAAAGACCGTCATGTTGTATTAAAAGGAATTATGGAGTTAGGATTTGTGCTTATGGATACAGAACATACAATTggaaaagttaataaatatcCAATACATAACATTGGTATACAGATACTTCAAAgattaatgaagaaaagacATGAAATATGTGGTTCTGTACTTCAATTATTAACTGATAAAATAGTGGCAGGTGGTTTGTTAATATCGCAGTACACAg attGTTTGGCATATATGTGCTCTAAATTAGCAATGAATGTGCTCGATTTTCAAACTTATATAATTACTCTTCTTGATCAATTGCTATGTGTACCTGGTACTGCAGCTGTACAAATTCTTTACGCAGTTTTGCCATTGATACATGTTTCATCTAATATAAAAGACAATCTTATGTTATCATTGAGAAAGGCTCTCTATAGAAAAGGAATATGTACACGTAAAATGGCAGTAACTGGTTTTCTTGaactattaaaaatgttaaaaatgaattctAGAAGAAATCTTTCAAATGATTGTTCTAGAAATTCCTCCATGTCTATCACATTATCTAATTCGACATCCATATTAACTCAG gtAACTTTAGAAAAACACaataatataggaaataatTATGGATGCAATAAAAGATTATGTGTcgacatattaaatatattaaaaaaatgttttactcAAGAATATGAAGTCAGATCACATTTATATGAag gaTTATATGAAGTTGTAATTAAGAATCCTGAACTATCGGAATACATAGTGGAAATATTACTTGCTCAAttgaatctttattatgaaataGATGAAAATGTATTACCTCCATTAAAGATTGATCTAAGTGctgatataaacgatatacaAATTGTTCCAAAAGAGCCTATAGCCACATTGATTTCTGTATTACAagcaatttatataaaaacagcTTTAGAAGATTgggaaattttaaataaagttGCTATCATTCTAGAGTCACTATGTATAAGGATGATACGAACTGAAACGGAACATTTAAATTTG GATGATATAATGAATTTACTTGATAATACACCAAAATCACaacaaaaattacataatttaaaagaaatgatagGCGTATAtgaatctttaatatcattcagAGTTAATTCCTGGgttaatgaaagtaaaaatatagcAAAAAGTATATATGGTCTTTTTAAAGGATATAATAGGTTAATGGACATTATTAAg aatataagaaaaaagaagggaaacaaaaataaaaaaaataaagatgcaAATAACACTACATTTAAGAAGCAAAGCCATtcagatattataaaattgccAAATGGAAATATAAGTCTAAACATAGTGTGTAAAATTTTAGAACTACATTATTT AGACAAGTGGTCAGACAATGATGAAGCTAAGATTTTAAGATCACATAGagacttttatcattatattttacaaagttGCATTTCTACTTttcaaacaataatattattaagtattCCAGACTttgaaaaacacaaaaaacaatatataaaagtgtatCATAAAATTGGGGA attactctataaaaatgtaattttggAATTTAGAAATGCATTTAATGATGATCAACAGGGAACATTATTAGCTTTACAGTGTTTTAAGGAATATTGTTGTCTAATATGTTCAAAGTTTTCTTCTCAATTGccacaatttatttatagtatgt GTAATGAAAAACCAATGGAAAGTTTTAATATGCAATTAGAAACATTTATTTTGTCTTTCAAAGCTccattgaaaatttctttcgaacaaGATTCTGATGAGCCtgaattttataaacaaatgtcGTTAATACTTTTAGAAATTATACAACAATTTGTGCATCAATTGaacttttatgaaaaaaatactaaaaaa atttttgAATGGATTAGTAAATGTTCACAAACGGAAGGCATCAGTGTTTCTACAGCTATTTTGATCCTTCAAATCCTTTTATGGATAGAAGACTGCGATAAAGACAATggagaaatattaaatgatatttgtcTGGAAATATCAGAGAAACTGGGTATGATACATAAG ATTGAAAcatcaaaaaatgaaaaatataaaattataaacgaaaatacaGTTGTGCAAGCTTATAGCGTACTTAAtcattacataaaaaataaattagataatgtGTCTTGGTTTTTAGAACGTTTGAAAGCTGAACTTGCAATAATGaatgttgttaatattaataatgaacaaC atGCAGAAGATTTAGTAGAAAAAGAACGCAATTTATGCAGACAATTGTCTTATATCATTCAAATACTTTATACATTGGCCAACATATCTATCGATCCAGGTCAATCTACCAACTCGATATTTAAGAACTTACAACAATTGTATAACATATTGAGTAAACttactaaatatttttataataaatcgagCAGTGGAAATGCAGCATTTCATGCTGTTAG gtTTATTCAGGTGATACAATTAGCTGGAAAACCATTAAAAtctactttttataatttagtaACCCACATAGAG GAAAGCCAAAGTAAAGACAAAAAACGATTAAAGACagatacaaatatacaaaaaaatcatattttaaaagaaactaaATTAATACCACGTGTTGTTTATGAAATTGAACAGTTTAGTAAAGAAGTACTGCTCCTTGCAAAAAAAACAGGG gtacctttagaaaattatatcaaacatAGCGTAACACGTGATTTCCGAATATTAGATTCACGATTAACAGAATCTCTTGAACAAATAGATGTCAGTAtg tTAAGCACGCAACGCACTAATGtcacaaatataaataacagtCTTACACATGATTTGGATAATAATTCATCATCCATAACAGAACATTCTTTGACTGAGTCATAA